Proteins encoded within one genomic window of Lemur catta isolate mLemCat1 chromosome 23, mLemCat1.pri, whole genome shotgun sequence:
- the ZNF648 gene encoding zinc finger protein 648, producing MAQVDSQDRWGQVSPLRSLTQEAHDGQMLSVNLESEEEDGGETGDNEGTGDLAACPRGSSPATHDNPASQHPPGKDEEKFSDYFTGKGVGQTPTEMPGKASWGREVSKITQSLGTLPSGLSHKLLGQMQPPRDSLPAGDEGYRSASQDAALDVPSSLAGTGKYSCAQKDVEASPDISSPARFPRPGRSWDLPTRETHTPAPGSAVPASLAAAVLAKARISRKGQNQAGAREGGQAEARPYRCLRGGQAFRKPSKPPSPAETRGGAKPYACELCGKAYSHRGTLQQHRRLHTGERPYRCPFCDKAYTWSSDHRKHIRTHTGEKPYPCPDCGKAFVRSSDLRKHQRNMHSNDKPFPCNECGLTFNKPLSLLRHQRTHLGAKPFRCPACDREFAVASRMVEHQRVHSGERPFPCLTCGKCFTKSSNLYEHQTLHTGQRPFKCADCGVAFAQPSRLVRHQRIHTGERPFPCTECGQAFARSSTLKRHQQIHSGEKGFLCAECGKAFRIASELAQHIRMHNGERPYQCEDCGQAFTRSNHLQRHRAKHGTCKKEPIPPASDE from the coding sequence ATGGCACAAGTGGACTCCCAGGACAGGTGGGGCCAAGTGTCCCCGCTCCGCAGCTTGACTCAGGAGGCTCACGACGGCCAGATGCTAAGCGTGAACTTAGAGAGTGAGGAGGAAGATGGTGGGGAGACAGGAGATAACGAGGGCACTGGGGACCTGGCGGCCTGTCCAAGGGGCAGCTCCCCAGCGACTCACGACAATCCAGCCTCCCAGCATCCACCCGGGAAAGACGAAGAGAAATTCTCTGACTATTTCACAGGTAAGGGCGTGGGGCAGACACCGACGGAGATGCCTGGGAAGGCCAGCTGGGGAAGAGAGGTGTCAAAAATCACACAGTCCCTGGGTACCCTTCCCAGCGGCCTCTCTCATAAGTTGTTAGGTCAGATGCAACCTCCTAGGGACTCACTACCTGCGGGCGACGAGGGATACAGGAGTGCAAGCCAGGATGCAGCTTTGGATGTCCCATCCAGCTTAGCCGGCACTGGAAAGTATTCTTGCGCGCAGAAAGATGTAGAAGCGTCCCCAGACATCTCTTCCCCGGCGCGTTTCCCCAGGCCAGGGCGCAGCTGGGACCTCCCCACGCgggagacacacacacctgcccccGGGTCGGCCGTCCCGGCCAGCCTGGCAGCCGCGGTACTGGCAAAAGCGCGCATTAGCAGGAAGGGCCAGAACCAGGCGGGCGCGCGCGAGGGCGGGCAGGCGGAGGCGCGTCCCTACAGGTGCCTGCGAGGCGGCCAGGCCTTCCGGAAGCCCAGCAAACCGCCGAGCCCCGCGGAGACGCGCGGCGGCGCCAAGCCCTACGCGTGCGAGCTGTGCGGGAAGGCCTACTCCCACCGGGGCACGCTCCAGCAGCACCGGCGCCTGCACACGGGCGAGCGGCCCTACCGGTGCCCCTTCTGCGACAAGGCCTACACCTGGTCCTCCGACCACCGCAAGCACATCCGCACCCACACCGGCGAGAAGCCCTACCCGTGCCCGGACTGCGGCAAGGCCTTCGTGCGCTCCTCGGACCTGCGCAAGCACCAACGCAACATGCACAGCAACGACAAGCCCTTCCCGTGCAACGAGTGCGGCCTGACTTTCAACAAGCCGCTGTCGCTGCTGCGCCACCAGCGCACGCACCTGGGCGCCAAGCCCTTCCGCTGCCCCGCCTGCGACCGGGAGTTCGCCGTGGCCAGCCGAATGGTGGAGCACCAGCGCGTGCACTCGGGCGAGCGGCCCTTCCCCTGCCTTACCTGCGGCAAGTGCTTCACCAAATCCTCCAACCTGTACGAGCACCAGACGCTGCACACCGGCCAGAGGCCCTTCAAGTGCGCCGACTGCGGTGTGGCCTTCGCGCAGCCCTCGCGCCTCGTGCGCCACCAGCGCATCCACACCGGCGAGAGGCCCTTTCCTTGCACGGAGTGTGGCCAGGCCTTTGCCCGCTCCTCCACCCTGAAGCGGCACCAGCAGATCCACTCCGGGGAGAAGGGCTTCCTCTGTGCGGAGTGCGGCAAGGCCTTCCGCATCGCCTCGGAGCTGGCCCAGCACATCCGGATGCACAACGGGGAGAGGCCCTACCAGTGCGAGGACTGCGGCCAGGCCTTCACCCGGTCCAATCACCTCCAGCGACACCGAGCCAAGCATGGCACCTGCAAGAAGGAGCCCATCCCTCCTGCTTCTGACGAATGA